The following coding sequences lie in one Zingiber officinale cultivar Zhangliang chromosome 2B, Zo_v1.1, whole genome shotgun sequence genomic window:
- the LOC122045966 gene encoding probable purine permease 11, giving the protein MAVDQAESVSGTTTTSTIKKRWQWWLLVFLNIFFLLIGETAATLLGRFYYNQGGNSKWMATLVQSAGFPFVCIPLLLFPSNRQPPSPAAAVTPPALRLKIALIYLGLGIIIGVDDLMYSYGLLYVPVSTYSLICATQLAFNAVFSYYLNSQKFTACILNSVVLLTLSAAILGFNEASESSGSIPKVKYVLGFMLTLGASATYSLILSLMQLSFQKVIRKETLTVVLEVQIYTSLVASCVAVVGLFASGEWKGLKGEMEGFEKGKVSYVMTLVWTGLSWQLASVGVVGLIFVVSSLFSNVISTIALPVVPVFAVIFFHEKMGGIKVVALLLAIWGFASYLYQDYLDYRKAKKVSEHVELLVSEHVELLSGHRGGGGGRDC; this is encoded by the coding sequence TAGATCAAGCAGAGTCAGTGTCAGGAACTACAACAACATCAACGATCAAAAAAAGATGGCAATGGTGGCTCTTGGTGTTCCTcaatatcttcttcctcctcatcggCGAAACGGCCGCGACCCTTCTCGGAAGATTCTACTACAACCAAGGAGGCAACAGCAAATGGATGGCCACACTCGTCCAAAGTGCAGGCTTCCCTTTCGTCTGCATCCCTCTTCTCCTTTTCCCCTCAAACCGACAACCTCCTTCCCCAGCAGCAGCAGTCACACCTCCTGCTCTTCGCCTGAAGATTGCCTTAATATACCTCGGTCTGGGCATCATCATCGGCGTCGATGACTTGATGTATTCCTACGGTCTTTTATACGTTCCGGTCTCGACTTACTCTCTGATTTGTGCCACTCAACTGGCCTTCAATGCCGTCTTTTCCTACTATCTGAATTCCCAGAAGTTCACTGCTTGCATACTGAACTCTGTCGTCCTCTTGACACTCTCCGCTGCCATACTCGGCTTCAATGAAGCCTCTGAAAGCTCCGGAAGCATTCCGAAGGTGAAGTACGTGCTCGGCTTCATGCTGACATTAGGAGCGTCAGCTACCTACTCGCTCATCCTCTCTCTGATGCAGCTCTCGTTTCAGAAGGTGATCCGAAAGGAGACTTTAACAGTCGTGTTGGAGGTGCAGATCTACACCTCCCTCGTGGCGAGCTGTGTCGCTGTCGTGGGCTTGTTTGCAAGCGGGGAGTGGAAGGGCTTGAAGGGCGAGATGGAGGGGTTTGAGAAGGGGAAGGTGTCCTACGTGATGACTCTGGTTTGGACTGGCCTCTCGTGGCAGTTGGCGTCGGTCGGCGTCGTGGGGCTAATCTTCGTGGTGTCTTCTCTCTTCTCCAACGTGATCAGCACCATCGCGCTGCCCGTCGTGCCGGTGTTCGCCGTGATTTTCTTTCATGAGAAGATGGGCGGGATCAAGGTTGTGGCGTTGCTGCTTGCCATTTGGGGTTTTGCTTCTTACCTGTATCAGGATTACCTGGATTACCGCAAAGCTAAGAAAGTTTCGGAGCATGTTGAACTTCTAGTTTCGGAGCATGTTGAACTTCTCTCTGGTCATCGCGGCGGCGGTGGCGGCCGTGACTGCTGA